A single region of the Pseudalkalibacillus berkeleyi genome encodes:
- a CDS encoding class I SAM-dependent methyltransferase, which translates to MDKSISYEAYQEMADYYARYIDHKPFNAYYERPGTLSLLPDVENKKVLDAGCGAGYYTEWLISNGAQVTAVDFSENMVQRTKARVGNKADVIHADLNEPLSAIKSKSKDLIVSALTLHYLKDWEQPIKEFNRILKNKGRFVFSVHHPFMDFTMFNRENYFATELLTDEWETNNGKVEVQFYRRPLSEVFKPLYLNGFVIEKVLEPLPTEAFRKAVPEQYERLKKRPQFLFVRAQKTTNM; encoded by the coding sequence ATGGACAAATCAATTTCATATGAAGCCTATCAAGAAATGGCCGATTATTATGCAAGATACATAGATCATAAACCATTTAATGCTTATTATGAACGCCCAGGAACTTTATCGTTACTGCCGGATGTTGAGAACAAGAAAGTGCTTGATGCTGGTTGTGGTGCAGGATATTATACTGAGTGGTTAATCTCGAATGGTGCTCAAGTGACAGCTGTGGATTTTAGCGAAAATATGGTACAAAGAACAAAGGCACGCGTAGGAAACAAAGCGGATGTAATTCATGCTGATTTAAATGAACCATTAAGCGCTATAAAATCTAAATCAAAGGATTTAATCGTTTCAGCATTGACGTTACATTATTTAAAAGATTGGGAACAACCTATAAAAGAATTCAACCGGATTCTAAAAAATAAAGGACGATTTGTGTTTTCTGTGCATCATCCCTTTATGGATTTTACGATGTTCAATCGAGAAAATTATTTCGCAACGGAACTATTAACAGATGAATGGGAAACGAATAATGGTAAAGTAGAGGTTCAATTTTACAGGCGACCTTTAAGCGAAGTATTTAAGCCTTTATACTTAAATGGATTTGTAATCGAGAAAGTTTTAGAACCATTGCCTACTGAGGCTTTCAGGAAAGCAGTGCCTGAGCAATACGAACGCTTAAAGAAACGGCCACAATTTCTATTTGTGCGTGCTCAAAAGACAACCAACATGTAA
- a CDS encoding DeoR/GlpR family DNA-binding transcription regulator — protein sequence MFQDERLLQVKEYLHKHKRISVTQLMALYEVSRDTARRDLVKLEEQGDVLRTRGGAKLLESSPVTSSKREQEHELPSRSMRAIANSAQTLIRDNDYILLDESITVRYLCEVISSLQLKAITNSLTHASILSKHEGIQISVLGGILDKSNHCLIGSAIHEHLRQYFVDKVFIGAEGITNEGISYSNEESAMVHKTMSQRGAQVIVLADDEAFGKKSLVKSLNLPEVDTVITNKNPGKEYEDLFKQTHIKLLVAEEGEDNG from the coding sequence ATGTTCCAAGATGAGCGGTTATTGCAAGTAAAAGAATATTTACATAAGCACAAAAGGATTTCTGTCACACAATTGATGGCGTTATACGAGGTATCCAGAGATACAGCTAGAAGAGATTTAGTCAAGCTTGAAGAACAAGGGGATGTACTTAGAACGCGAGGAGGAGCTAAGCTGCTTGAGTCATCCCCAGTTACTAGTAGTAAAAGGGAGCAAGAGCATGAACTACCTTCAAGAAGTATGCGAGCAATAGCGAATAGTGCACAAACCCTTATTAGAGATAATGACTATATACTGTTAGATGAGTCTATAACAGTCAGGTATCTATGTGAAGTAATATCTTCACTTCAATTAAAGGCAATTACAAACTCCTTAACTCATGCGTCTATTCTTTCTAAACATGAAGGCATACAGATTAGTGTTCTAGGAGGTATTTTAGACAAAAGTAATCACTGCCTCATTGGGTCAGCTATACATGAGCATTTAAGACAGTATTTTGTTGATAAAGTGTTTATAGGAGCAGAAGGTATCACGAACGAAGGGATTTCATATTCGAACGAAGAGTCCGCTATGGTTCATAAAACGATGAGCCAAAGAGGCGCACAAGTGATTGTTCTTGCAGATGATGAGGCATTCGGAAAGAAAAGCTTAGTTAAAAGTCTTAATTTACCTGAAGTGGATACTGTAATAACGAATAAGAACCCCGGTAAAGAGTATGAAGATCTCTTTAAGCAAACACATATTAAGTTACTTGTTGCTGAGGAAGGTGAAGACAATGGTTAA
- a CDS encoding LysE family translocator, giving the protein MDINTILYFIFASILLTITPGPDFMFVFAQSVSHGKKAGIATGLGLCTGLIGHTFAAAVGISAIIYQSSLAFTLIKIVGAIYLLYLAIQAFRENSQPETKEVKQYSLSALYRKGILMNILNPKVSIFFLAFLPQFVSMKQGSIPMQMTILGVLFIIQALLIFVVLSISAGSVGERLWGNQTVVKWINRMKGSVFAFFSIRLLFEQK; this is encoded by the coding sequence ATGGACATCAATACGATTCTCTACTTTATTTTTGCATCGATCCTTCTCACAATTACGCCAGGACCTGATTTTATGTTTGTCTTCGCGCAAAGTGTATCTCATGGTAAGAAAGCAGGTATTGCTACTGGATTAGGATTGTGCACAGGTTTAATCGGTCATACATTCGCAGCGGCGGTTGGAATATCTGCAATCATCTATCAATCAAGTCTAGCATTTACTTTAATAAAAATCGTAGGCGCAATTTATTTACTATATTTAGCCATTCAAGCATTTCGTGAAAATTCACAACCAGAAACAAAAGAGGTAAAGCAGTACAGTTTAAGTGCATTGTATCGGAAGGGTATTTTGATGAATATATTGAATCCTAAAGTATCGATATTTTTCTTAGCCTTTCTACCACAATTTGTGAGTATGAAGCAAGGTTCCATTCCAATGCAAATGACTATTCTCGGGGTTCTTTTCATTATTCAAGCATTACTCATTTTTGTTGTGTTATCAATATCAGCAGGTTCAGTCGGAGAGAGACTTTGGGGGAATCAAACTGTAGTTAAATGGATCAACCGAATGAAAGGTTCAGTATTTGCTTTTTTCTCAATACGGTTATTATTTGAACAAAAATAA
- a CDS encoding GNAT family N-acetyltransferase produces MKFQRVTSAVKFYELVYPYLMMDEALHNLPLGFLKRCAEKEKHQQFINQLNYFSLVTKQDSEIVLISLMTPSHSIGIYGDVSSENIESAVQITIENILEEEIVVPGVIGQNDLAYLFAKEWMKKTGQSFEVAMNQCIYKLSKVNELIMSSGTMRFATMGDLDLISSWIHRFSYATEAPFTMEQAKQKAEDFIKEDSVVLWIDDHPVSMARKARSTNNGICVNLVYTPPDHTRKGYATSCVAELSKHLLKEGYKFCTLYTDLSNVSSNSIYKKIGYRPIGNSIVYHFN; encoded by the coding sequence ATGAAATTTCAAAGAGTGACAAGTGCGGTAAAGTTTTATGAATTAGTATATCCTTACTTAATGATGGATGAAGCATTACATAATCTTCCTTTAGGATTTTTAAAGAGGTGTGCCGAGAAAGAGAAACACCAACAATTTATTAATCAACTAAATTATTTCTCATTAGTAACAAAGCAAGACTCAGAGATTGTTTTAATTTCATTGATGACTCCATCACATAGTATTGGAATATATGGGGATGTTTCCTCAGAAAATATTGAATCAGCGGTACAAATTACGATTGAAAACATTTTGGAAGAGGAGATCGTTGTTCCAGGAGTAATCGGCCAGAATGACCTAGCTTATTTGTTTGCGAAAGAATGGATGAAAAAGACTGGCCAGTCCTTCGAAGTTGCAATGAATCAATGTATATATAAATTATCGAAAGTAAATGAACTTATTATGAGCTCAGGAACTATGCGGTTTGCAACAATGGGTGATTTAGATTTAATTTCAAGTTGGATCCATCGGTTTTCATATGCGACTGAGGCACCTTTTACAATGGAGCAGGCTAAACAAAAAGCAGAAGATTTCATCAAAGAGGACAGTGTTGTTTTATGGATAGATGACCACCCGGTTTCAATGGCTAGAAAAGCACGAAGTACCAACAATGGCATATGTGTAAACCTCGTTTATACTCCACCAGACCATACGAGGAAAGGATATGCGACGAGCTGTGTGGCTGAGTTGAGCAAACATCTATTAAAAGAGGGTTACAAATTTTGCACTTTATATACTGACCTATCCAATGTTTCCTCAAACAGTATTTATAAGAAAATTGGTTATCGTCCAATCGGAAATTCTATCGTATACCACTTCAATTAA
- a CDS encoding NADP-dependent oxidoreductase, with protein sequence MNTKQIRLKERPVGMPTYETFDWTNNEVSEPSEGEVLLKSIYISVDPYMRGRMNDQKSYVEPYRVGEVISGGVIAEVVKSNSAEYVPGDLVIGNLGWQTYQIANEDHLRKIDPKQAPISTHLGVIGMPGMTAYFGLLDIGKPESGETVVVSGAAGAVGTVVGQIAKIAGARVVGIAGTDEKIKYLKEELHFDEVINYKSDQYFEALREACPKGVDVYYDNVGGEVSDAVLRLINKGARIPICGQISLYNLEKPDYGMRVQPNLLVNSALMKGFIVSDYGAHFEEAIKDLSNWLQEGKLKYKETIVEGFENIPEAFIGLFKGENIGKYIVKVADPEHN encoded by the coding sequence ATGAATACAAAACAAATCCGCTTAAAAGAGCGTCCTGTTGGTATGCCAACTTACGAAACATTCGATTGGACTAATAATGAGGTGAGTGAGCCATCAGAAGGTGAGGTATTACTTAAATCAATTTATATTTCGGTTGATCCTTACATGAGAGGTCGTATGAACGATCAGAAATCATATGTAGAGCCTTATCGTGTAGGTGAAGTCATATCGGGTGGGGTGATCGCTGAAGTAGTAAAGTCTAATAGTGCTGAGTATGTACCTGGTGATCTTGTAATAGGTAATCTCGGATGGCAAACCTATCAAATTGCTAATGAAGATCATTTACGAAAAATTGATCCTAAACAAGCTCCTATTTCAACTCATCTGGGCGTTATTGGGATGCCAGGTATGACCGCTTATTTTGGGTTGTTAGATATCGGTAAACCTGAGTCTGGTGAAACTGTAGTTGTCTCCGGTGCAGCTGGTGCTGTCGGAACCGTTGTTGGACAAATCGCAAAAATTGCTGGAGCAAGAGTAGTAGGAATTGCCGGTACAGATGAAAAAATTAAATATTTAAAAGAAGAACTTCACTTCGATGAAGTCATTAATTATAAATCAGATCAATATTTTGAAGCATTAAGAGAAGCGTGTCCAAAAGGCGTCGACGTTTATTATGATAATGTTGGTGGGGAAGTATCTGATGCCGTTTTACGTCTAATCAATAAAGGTGCTAGAATCCCAATTTGTGGACAAATCTCATTGTACAACCTAGAAAAACCGGACTATGGCATGAGAGTACAGCCCAACTTACTTGTAAATAGTGCATTAATGAAAGGATTTATCGTTTCAGATTACGGAGCTCATTTTGAAGAAGCGATAAAGGATCTATCCAATTGGTTACAAGAAGGTAAGCTCAAATATAAAGAAACGATTGTAGAAGGCTTTGAGAACATACCTGAAGCATTTATTGGATTGTTTAAAGGTGAAAATATTGGTAAATACATCGTAAAAGTCGCAGATCCAGAGCATAATTAA
- a CDS encoding YjiH family protein, with amino-acid sequence MDKEYKHSNITPLDYLKFLIPSLIGIFLFMIPINVDGEVTIPVAILADWVQQLLDGKIPLIMTVIISLTVIFTLIGSIMKPAMIKDKPFLNSLFNVQPIWVIARILGMIFAIMTLYEIGPEYVWSGGTGGLLLQDLIPVLFSVFLFAGLFLPLLLNFGLLELFGTLLTKIMRPLFTLPGRSSIDCLASWLGDGTIGVLLTSKQYEQGNYSKREAAVIGTTFSVVSITFSIVVLKHMELDAYFVQYYLTIVVAGLVAALIMPRIPPLSNKKKTYINDSDIQKNEEIPEGMSMFSWGLKSAALTAKKTNSFDAVIKGGFKNVIEMWMAVIPIVMAIGTIALIIAENTPVFEWLGAPFVPLLQIMQVPEAAEAAQTMVVGFADMFLPALIGVEIIESEMTRFIIASLSVTQLIYMSEVGGLLLGSKIPVNFKDLVLIFIERTLITLPVIVLMAHILF; translated from the coding sequence ATGGACAAAGAGTATAAACACTCAAACATAACACCATTAGACTATCTTAAATTCCTTATTCCATCTTTAATCGGTATTTTCTTATTTATGATTCCAATTAATGTTGATGGAGAAGTTACAATTCCGGTCGCAATTCTTGCCGATTGGGTACAACAACTATTGGATGGTAAGATTCCATTGATCATGACTGTGATTATATCCCTTACGGTCATTTTCACTTTAATTGGTTCGATTATGAAACCAGCAATGATCAAAGACAAACCATTTTTGAATTCTTTATTCAATGTACAACCAATTTGGGTGATTGCTAGAATCTTAGGTATGATCTTCGCAATTATGACATTATATGAAATTGGTCCAGAGTACGTTTGGTCTGGAGGAACGGGCGGACTTCTTCTCCAAGATCTAATCCCAGTCTTGTTTTCGGTATTTCTCTTTGCTGGATTATTTCTTCCATTGTTACTTAATTTTGGTCTATTAGAGTTATTTGGAACATTGTTAACCAAAATAATGAGACCTTTATTCACCTTACCAGGACGATCCTCAATTGACTGCCTTGCATCATGGCTTGGGGATGGTACGATCGGTGTATTACTGACGAGTAAACAATATGAACAAGGCAATTACTCAAAACGTGAAGCTGCTGTGATTGGAACTACATTTTCCGTCGTTTCAATTACATTTAGTATTGTTGTCTTGAAACATATGGAATTAGATGCATATTTTGTTCAGTACTATTTGACAATTGTTGTTGCTGGCTTAGTTGCAGCTCTTATTATGCCGCGAATTCCACCATTATCAAACAAAAAGAAAACGTATATTAACGATTCTGATATACAAAAAAATGAAGAAATTCCTGAGGGGATGTCAATGTTCTCCTGGGGACTTAAATCAGCTGCACTGACTGCGAAGAAGACAAATAGCTTTGATGCAGTTATAAAAGGTGGATTCAAAAATGTCATTGAAATGTGGATGGCTGTCATTCCGATTGTAATGGCGATTGGTACTATCGCATTGATTATTGCAGAGAATACACCAGTGTTTGAATGGTTAGGTGCACCATTTGTTCCATTGCTTCAAATCATGCAAGTACCAGAGGCAGCTGAAGCCGCACAAACGATGGTTGTTGGGTTTGCTGACATGTTCTTACCAGCACTTATAGGTGTTGAAATCATAGAAAGTGAAATGACCAGATTTATTATCGCTAGTCTTTCAGTAACACAGTTAATCTACATGTCTGAGGTTGGTGGGTTATTACTTGGTTCGAAAATACCTGTTAATTTCAAAGACTTAGTGCTGATCTTTATTGAGAGAACATTAATTACACTACCTGTCATTGTATTGATGGCACATATCCTATTTTAA